ACATAAAAAATTCAATAAATTGTCACTTTTACAAAAAAACAATTTTTCTTTGGGACATTAATTGTCCTTATTCAATATAATATAACCTTTTATCCTATATTTATGTAAAAAAATCCAAAAATAAGATTAATTTATTTTTATATAAGCAAAAAAATATAGTTTTGCAGTTTAATCTATCAATTACACTTCCGTATTTTTTCGTGCTTGCTCGAAAATCTTCTTTCGGCTTCATTTCATAGTTTTCTATAGTAGTGAACCAAAAATTGGGCTAAATCAAATTTAAAAACTAAAGGCTGTGCCTAAAGTGAACAACACACTTAAGACACAGCCTATAATTAAACAATACTAATTATGCGTATAATGGATGTTTATCAGTTAAAACTTTAACACGATCTTTTGCATCTGCTTTTACCGCTTCATCTTCTGGGTTTTTAAGTACAGCTGCGATAATAGCGCCTACTTCTTTAATGTCTTCTTCTTTAAAGCCACGTGATGTAACTGCAGGTGTACCAATACGAATACCAGAAGTAACAAATGGAGATTCTGTATCGTAAGGAATTGTATTTTTGTTAGTTGTAATTCCTACTTCATCAAGAGCGTGCTCTGCTACTTTACCAGTTAAGCCAAGAGATTTTACGTTTAAAAGTAATAAGTGATTATCCGTACCGTTAGATACGATTTCTACACCCTCTTCGATTAACACTTCTGCTAAAGCACGTGCATTTGCTTTAATTTGTTTTGCGTAGTCTTTGAAATCAGGTTGTAAAGCTTCGCCAAATGCTACAGCTTTTGCAGCGATAACATGCATTAATGGTCCACCTTGGATACCTGGGAAGACAGATTTATTTAATTTTTGCTCCCATTCTTTTGACGCAAGAATTAAACCACCACGTGGTCCACGTAATGTTTTATGTGTTGTAGATGTAACAAAATCAGCGTAAGGAACTGGTGATTGGTGCTCTCCAGCAGCTACTAGCCCAGCGATGTGCGCCATATCCACCATAAAGTAAGCTCCTACTTCGTCTGCGATTTCACGGAATTTTGAGAAGTCAATTTCACGTGGGTATGCAGATGCACCAGCTACAATTAGTTTTGGTTTGTGTGCTAACGCTTTTTGACGAACGTCTTCATAGTCGATTACATGTGTATCTTCTGTTACACCATACTCTACGAAATTATAAAGGATACCTGAGAAGTTTACAGGAGAACCATGTGTTAAGTGACCACCATGTGAAAGGTTCATTCCTAGAACTGTGTCACCTGGTTGTAAAATTGTATGGTATACAGCCATGTTTGCTTGTGCACCAGAGTGCGGTTGTACGTTAGCATATTCTGCACCGAAAAGTTCTTTCACACGATCACGTGCAATATCTTCTACTACGTCTACGTGTTCACAGCCACCATAGTAACGTTTTCCAGGATAACCTTCAGCATATTTGTTAGTAAGAACTGAACCTTGTGCTTCCATTACTGCTTCAGATACAAAGTTTTCAGATGCAATTAACTCGATATTCGCTTGTTGACGTTTTTTCTCAGCTAAAATCCCATCTAATACTGCTTTGTCTTGTACTGCTAATTTTTCGTATGCCATGTTTGAAAAAGCCTCCTAAGTATAATCGTTATTTACATGTACCTCTGACAACAGAAGTAGTGTTATTTATATACAGCACGTTCGCCACCAATTAGTTTTGGACGTGTTGTTGCTACTGTGACAACCGCTTCTCCTACTGATCGCACTGATGTACGAACTGGAACAGCTACTTCTTTTAAATGCATGCCAATTAACGTTTGGCCTATATCAATACCTGCATGTGCGCGTATTGCCTCTACAACTACCGGGCTTTCCAATTTTGTATAAGCATACGCTGACATCGATCCACCCGCAGTGCGAACAGGAATAACAGCCACAGGTTCATAGCCCAACTGTTCTGCAACTGAAGCTTCCATCGTAATAGCTCGATTTATATGCTCACAGCCTTGGAATGCTAAAAATAATTGATGTTTCTTTGCAAATGCCTGCAATGGCGCAAAAATTGCTTCTGCTGTTTCAAGTGCACCTGCTGTGCCAATTTTCTGACCAATCACTTCAGACGTAGAGCAACCTACGACAAAAATAGTCTTTGGTCGCAGTACTACTTGCTCTTCGAATTCACTGAGTAACTGAGTCAATTGCGTTTGTATTTGTTGCACAACCATTAAGCTCAGCCCCTTATTTTGATGTCTTCTATTTACGTTAGGCGTCAAGCTAAGGTAAAAGTGACAGTGCAAGACTGTCACCACCTATTTGTTTTTGCGTTAACGGCTGAAGACGTTCTTGTATTACTGTTCTAATTCAGCGATTTTTTCTACGCGGCGTGTATGACGCCCGCCTTCAAAATCAGTTTCAAGCCATGTTTGCGCGATTTCACGTGCTAGGCCTGGACCAATTACGCGCTCACCCATCGCTAAAATATTTGAATCATTATGGCAACGTGTTGCCTTTGCACTAAATACATCATGCACTAATGCACAACGAATGCCTTTTACTTTGTTCGCAGCGATGGACATGCCAATCCCTGTGCCACAAATTAAAATGCCTTTATCAAATTCCCCGTTAGCAACACCTTCAGAAACTGGCTTTGCATAATCAGGATAGTCTACTGAATCCGCAGATTGTGGACCAAAATCTTCGTAGCTAATATTAAGCTCATCTAACAGTTGCATAATCTCACGACGTAAATTATTGCCTCCGTGATCAGAAGAAATTGCTATTCTCACTGGGTTCCCTCATTTCGAAATATAGTCAACATTAGTTTACCACTTCTCTTTCAAGAATAACATGATTTTTGTTGCAATTTTATGCTGATTTCTCCTAAAAGACGAACATTTCTTGTATTTATATTGAAAAACGTTCATTTTTAAGTACTATTTCTGTGGATAATGTGAATATCCTGTTAATAAATTCGGATAATGGTCTTTTGTTGTAATATTCCCTCTTCTGAAGTTTTTCTACCTTTTCAACTATAGTGGACATACTATTTCAATATTTTTTCATTTGTTCCTGTTAATAACGTTCAAGCTTCCTGTCAACGAGTATTTGGTCAATCCATAGAAAAAACTGTGGACAAGCTCTTTTTTAAGGCTGTCCACAGTCTGTCATTTACATGTATTATTTAAATGCTTTTTCTTACTATGCTTCTCTATCAAATTGTAGAATCATTTTATGCAACGCTTCGGATTGTTTTTTCAAGTCTTGTGCAAGTTGTTCTACTTGTTCAATTGCATGTGCTTGCTCTTCTGTTGCACTGCTCACTTCTTGTGCACCAGCCGATGTTTCTTGAGCAATGGCTGCTACTTCTTGTGATTGTCGAGCAGTTGTTTCAATATTGTGCATTTGTTTTTCAATTAATGAAGAAATCTCTACAATCGCGTTTGCCATTTCATGGACACTTGATGACATCCCTTCAACCGCAGTCGTAGTTTCAGAAACACGCGCTGCCTCTTTAGTCGCAAATGATACTTGTTGATTCATTTGTTTCACAACAACTTCAACATTATGTTGCATTGATTGAATAAGAGTCGTAATTCCTTGTACAGCCTTTGCACTTTCATCGGCCAAGCCACGAACCTCTTCTGCCACAACCGCAAAGCCTTTGCCATGTTCTCCTGCACGGGCAGCTTCGATAGATGCATTTAATGCTAGTAAATTTGTTTGTGCCGCAATATCACCTACTAAACTAATGATACGCTCAACTTGTCCAGCATTGTCTTCTAATGTACGAATACTTTCTAGTGCTTCGTTGTTGCCAGCTGCAATTTGTTGAATGCTATTGACTAACGTTTCAATCGCTTTTGTTGTATTAGTTAAATTATGTAAAATCTCTTTCGATTGTACTGCTGACTGTTCCGCTCTAGTATTCACTTCTGTTGCTAATGTGCGTACATCTTCAATCGCCTCTGCTGTATCTTGTACTGCTGTAGCTGAAGCTTCTGCTCCTGCGGAAATATGTTTTACCGTCACCGCAATACCGTCTGCTTTCTTTGTCGCAACAGCGGTTTCATCGGATAACTTGATAATCGATTGATTTGTTTGTTGAAAGTTTTGATCGATACTTTCTACCATGTGGCGTAAATTTAACACCATTTGTTGGAATGCTACTGCCACTGAACGAATCTCATCATTCGTTTTTGGCATCACTACATCCTCACCAATTTTTCCTTCTGCTACGCGTGTAGCAGAGTATTCAAGTCGCTGTAACGGCTTAATTAAAATAACGCTGAAAATTGCCGCTAAAATACCTGACCATATAATCCCTAATAAATAAGTAATCACTTCAAATAGCTTACGATTAATTTCTGGGAAAAAAGTAGGTTGTATAAATTCAATGAATACAAAGCTGATACTATACGTGATCAGTGCAAGAATACTTACAAATAATACTAGTTTAAGTCGTAAGCCAAACTGTTTTTTCATAGTGCCCCTCAATTCTTCTCAAGTATTTTAACTAACTGTTCTACTAATTTCTCTAGTTCTGTAAATGTTTCTTCATAAATAGCTTTATTTCCGCCGTAAGGGTCTACAACATTCTCTAAACTTCCTTCGTTCGCATATTCTTTCAGTGTAAAAACTTTTTTTTCTGTGTTCGGGTAGTAAGCGATAATAGTATCTCTGTGCGCTGTCGTCATTGTTAAAATTAAATCGGCCCACTCTATTTCAGCCATAGATAATTGTGTTGCTGAATGTTGATGTGTCATATTCGCTTCATTTAAAACTTGCTGCGCATGTGCTGACATTTCAGCGTTCGGCATTGCATAAATACCAGCAGAACGAACCTGAACATTGTTGATTTGCTTATGCTTTAAAATAACCTCTGCCATCGGACTGCGACAAGTATTTCCGGTACAAACAAATAATATATTCACACTTATCACCTTCCTTATTATTTTCGGAGCGCTAAAATACTCATAATGATAAAAACAAATCCTGCAATAATTTGAATTTTGTTTCCAAAAAAAACCTGACTTCTGCGTGCTATAACTAAAGCCCCATATGCGCAAATGAAAGCACTCATTCCAGCACTAATAATAAAAATTGTTTTTTCTAAGTTAAGCATACCAAAAGAAACACTTACTGAAAAGGTATCTAGGCTAGCAGTCACAGCTAATAATACAGGTGAAATGGTTATTTTCTCATTTTTGTTGGAAGACAAAAGTAAATGTAGACCAATGCTAAATAATAGAATACAGGAAATCCATTGACCCCAATCTAATAAAAAACGCACTAAGTAATTTCCTAATTCAAAGCCGAGTAGTGGAAAAAGCATATGTAATGTTGCTGTCCACATTGACAAAAATAATCGATATTTAACATTTGGAATTAATACAAATAAACCGACGACATCGACAGACGTTAAAATACCTGCAAGAATACCCTGCAAGAATGCACTCCTTCGCTTCCTAATATTTTATCATTTTATGCTCGGAAATACAGTATTATCATAATGAACGATAAGACATTTTCCATATTATAAAATCCTATTTTTAAATGATTAATAGAGAATTGTTTGTGACTTGTTTGAGTGCCTGACACTTTAAATTGTAAAAACCCACTTCGCTTTCCGTGGGCACAGAGTAAGCCGCAACCCTCGCTAGCGCGCGGTTTGTTGCGTCTTACTACTTGTGCTGTTCCCGCAGGAGTCTACGTGGATTTTTACTTAGTTGTTATGCTAATACGGTAAATTGTTTGTGTGCCTGGCACTTTAAATCGCAAAAATCCACTTCGCTTTCCGCGGGCACAGAGTAAGTCGCAACCCTCGCTAATGCGCGGTTTGTTGCGTCTTACTACTTGTTCTGTCCCGCAGGAGTCTACGTGGATTTTTACTTAGTTGTTATGCTAACACGGTAAATTGTTTGTGTGCCTGGCACTCATATAAAAAAACCCATCTTATATAGATGAGTTTTTTATTATAGTCTTATTAAATCGCCGGGAAACTTGGGAGAATCGCCGGTTGAAGTTCTTGAAACGCCGATAAGAAAGTTGAAATCGCCGATACTTAGTGCAAAATCGCTGATAGATCCACTAATTAAAGTGAATACCATTTGCCACCAGCCGCTTTTTCAAGTCTGTTCATAATAGCAGCGCCTACACCTTCTGTAGATGTCGTCGTCACTAGAATAACGGTAGCTTCTGTTTTATCACATGCTCGTAACGCATGATATAGTGCCGCGCCCATCTCTTCTTTACTACCTGCTTCACCAATTGAAAAGTAATAATCTATGTTAATATGCTTAAAGCTCTCAGGTGCTAGAAGTGCTACTTTATGATGTTGGGCTTGAAGTTGTTGTATGGCTTGCTGTACTTTTTGTTCATCACAGTCTATTAAGTATACGGGTGCATTAGGAGCATAATGCGTATACTTCATGCCTGGAGCTTTCGGCGTCTCTTCCATTGTCTGCTCCATTTTAGTCGGTTGAATAACCGGACCTATTACGGACTCTAACATTTCCTTTGTAATGCCACCCGGACGTAATATAACTGGTGGTTCATGCGTAACATCTAGCACAGTTGATTCAAAGCCAATTCCTGTAGAACCTCCATCTAAAATATACGGTATGTACCCTTCTAAATCATCTTTTACATGAATCGCTTCTGTTGGGCTTGGTTTCCCGCTACGATTCGCACTTGGAGCAGCAAGTGGTTTTTGAATTTGCTGTAATAATGCTAGTGCAACTGGATGATCCGGCATACGAATTCCGACAGTCTTTAATCCAGCTGTCACACTTTCTGCCAGAACATTTGGCTTTACTGGCATAATGAGTGTAAGAGGACCTGGCCAAAATGCATCCATACATTTTTTTGCGAGCTCAGAAATATGTTCGATATAAAGATTAACTTCCTCTTTCGTTCCTATGTGGACAATAAGTGGATTATCTGAAGGACGCCCTTTTGCCTTAAATATCTTTCTGACTGCATCATCATTTGTAGCGACTGCACCTAAACCGTAAACCGTTTCTGTTGGAAATGCCACAACCTCTCCAGCATTTAAGATATCCACAGCTTGTGCATAAGTTATTTGACTATTCACATTACTATCCACAATCTTACACACGGTTTCCATATGAAAAACCTTCTTTCAATCGTTGTTTTTTTCTGAATTATCCACATTTTGTTCATAACTTATCAATAATTGTGTATAAGTTATCTGAATTTGTGCACAATTACTCAAAAAATCCTTTTATCCATTCCCAAATAAAGAATGTTACATGTTCTTTTTCTTCTGCCTTTTCTTCCTCTTTTTCCGGTTCACAAATAGACGGGAAAATGCTACACCACCAGTTATCACCACGTGCATCGCCAATTTTCACGACAATCGAATGGTACATATTTTGTGGATAAAACATCGCATCTTGTCTCTTCGGCGGAAATAAGTTATCCCCAAGTAACACTTGTGTACGCAATTGTGGATAATTTTCTTTTAATTCTGCTTCAATACTCTCTTTTAATATAACAAAATTATTATTATCCACATTTGTAGTTGAACCTACTTGTATTAAATAAGGTTTTAAATCTTGGACAAGTTGTTCTTTTTCTAGCTGATCATCTGTTGTGTTGCTATTAGCTATAACTCTTATACGAAAATCGTTTTCTTGTTCATTATTCGTAGCTTCCTTTGCAGAACCTATTAATGATGGAATATATAAAATACATAGTTGTAAAGCTATCGCCATAATTACTAGTCTAGTAAAAGCCAGCACAATATTTAGTTTTGGAAATCTAACAATCTTGTATTCGTTTAACATAAAAATCCCTCCTTGCTCAACATTGTTGTCAAGAAGGAGATTCTTTATACATCAATTTCACAAAAAACCATGCGAGGTTTTCCATTAATATCTTTTTCAACGGTAACAGTAGCTTGTGGAAAACTTTCTTTAAAAAATTTCGCTACTTGCTCTCCTTGTGTATAACCAATTTCAAGACCGATCAAAGATGGTTTATTCATCAGTGCTGGGAGCTGTTGTGCTAATTTGCGATATAAAATAAGCCCATTTTCTTCTGCAAAAAGTGCACTATGCGGTTCATGCTCTAGTACGATGCTAGACATGTCCTTCGCTTCTTCCATTGCAATATACGGAGGATTAGATAAAACAATATCAAACGTTTCTCCAACGAGGGGTGCTGTTAAATCACCTAGACGAAAATCGATATCCGCCTCAAGTAGTTGTGCATTTTTTTGTGCCGTTGATAATGCTGCTGCAGATAAATCCGTTGCCACTACTGTTAGCTCAGGACATTCTAGCTTCATAGAAATAGCAATAGCACCACTACCTGTCCCGATATCTGCTAGCTTTATTGTTTTCTTATTAAATAATTGTTTGATGCGATTGCTTGTTGCTAGCACTAACTCCTCTGTTTCAGGTCTTGGAATGAGCACCGATTCATCCACAATAAATGTACGTCCATAAAATTCTTCACTGCCGATACAATACTGTACAGGTCGTCCACTAGCATGCTCTTCAATCAGTTTTATAAACTGTTGACTTTGCTCTACTGTTAACGAATCTTGTAAGTGTAGCATAACACCCGAATACGATGTGCCCAGTATATGTTGCATCACAATACGACCCGCGGTTTCTTCACGTCCATTATCCACTAAAAAAGAAGAAGCCCAATCAAGGGCCTCCATCACATTTTTATAGGTCATCGTTAAGTCGCTCTAACTTAGATGCTTGCTCTTCTAAGATTAGTGTATCAATGATTTCGTCCAGTCTTCCTTCGACGATTTGATCAAGCTTTTGAATCGTTAAACCAATACGATGGTCTGTCACGCGGTTTTGTGGATAATTGTATGTGCGAATACGCTCTGAGCGATCGCCTGAGCCTACTGCTGATTTACGTGTTGCGTCGATTTCTTTTTGCGCTTCCTGTAAATACTTATCAGCTACACGCGCACGAAGAATTTTCATCGCCTTTTCACGGTTTTTAATTTGTGAACGTTCATCCTGCATCGATACAACAACACCTGTTGGTAAGTGGGTCATACGTACAGCAGACATCGTTGTATTTACCGATTGCCCACCTGCACCTGATGACGCAAAAGTATCTACACGGATATCTTTTTCATGGATTTCAACATCTACCTCTTCTACTTCAGGTAAGCATGCAACTGTCGCTGTTGAAGTATGAATACGTCCTTGTGATTCTGTTG
The genomic region above belongs to Lysinibacillus sp. FSL W8-0992 and contains:
- the glyA gene encoding serine hydroxymethyltransferase → MAYEKLAVQDKAVLDGILAEKKRQQANIELIASENFVSEAVMEAQGSVLTNKYAEGYPGKRYYGGCEHVDVVEDIARDRVKELFGAEYANVQPHSGAQANMAVYHTILQPGDTVLGMNLSHGGHLTHGSPVNFSGILYNFVEYGVTEDTHVIDYEDVRQKALAHKPKLIVAGASAYPREIDFSKFREIADEVGAYFMVDMAHIAGLVAAGEHQSPVPYADFVTSTTHKTLRGPRGGLILASKEWEQKLNKSVFPGIQGGPLMHVIAAKAVAFGEALQPDFKDYAKQIKANARALAEVLIEEGVEIVSNGTDNHLLLLNVKSLGLTGKVAEHALDEVGITTNKNTIPYDTESPFVTSGIRIGTPAVTSRGFKEEDIKEVGAIIAAVLKNPEDEAVKADAKDRVKVLTDKHPLYA
- a CDS encoding TIGR01440 family protein, yielding MVVQQIQTQLTQLLSEFEEQVVLRPKTIFVVGCSTSEVIGQKIGTAGALETAEAIFAPLQAFAKKHQLFLAFQGCEHINRAITMEASVAEQLGYEPVAVIPVRTAGGSMSAYAYTKLESPVVVEAIRAHAGIDIGQTLIGMHLKEVAVPVRTSVRSVGEAVVTVATTRPKLIGGERAVYK
- the rpiB gene encoding ribose 5-phosphate isomerase B, with amino-acid sequence MRIAISSDHGGNNLRREIMQLLDELNISYEDFGPQSADSVDYPDYAKPVSEGVANGEFDKGILICGTGIGMSIAANKVKGIRCALVHDVFSAKATRCHNDSNILAMGERVIGPGLAREIAQTWLETDFEGGRHTRRVEKIAELEQ
- a CDS encoding methyl-accepting chemotaxis protein — protein: MKKQFGLRLKLVLFVSILALITYSISFVFIEFIQPTFFPEINRKLFEVITYLLGIIWSGILAAIFSVILIKPLQRLEYSATRVAEGKIGEDVVMPKTNDEIRSVAVAFQQMVLNLRHMVESIDQNFQQTNQSIIKLSDETAVATKKADGIAVTVKHISAGAEASATAVQDTAEAIEDVRTLATEVNTRAEQSAVQSKEILHNLTNTTKAIETLVNSIQQIAAGNNEALESIRTLEDNAGQVERIISLVGDIAAQTNLLALNASIEAARAGEHGKGFAVVAEEVRGLADESAKAVQGITTLIQSMQHNVEVVVKQMNQQVSFATKEAARVSETTTAVEGMSSSVHEMANAIVEISSLIEKQMHNIETTARQSQEVAAIAQETSAGAQEVSSATEEQAHAIEQVEQLAQDLKKQSEALHKMILQFDREA
- a CDS encoding low molecular weight protein arginine phosphatase, whose translation is MNILFVCTGNTCRSPMAEVILKHKQINNVQVRSAGIYAMPNAEMSAHAQQVLNEANMTHQHSATQLSMAEIEWADLILTMTTAHRDTIIAYYPNTEKKVFTLKEYANEGSLENVVDPYGGNKAIYEETFTELEKLVEQLVKILEKN
- a CDS encoding manganese efflux pump MntP codes for the protein MQGILAGILTSVDVVGLFVLIPNVKYRLFLSMWTATLHMLFPLLGFELGNYLVRFLLDWGQWISCILLFSIGLHLLLSSNKNEKITISPVLLAVTASLDTFSVSVSFGMLNLEKTIFIISAGMSAFICAYGALVIARRSQVFFGNKIQIIAGFVFIIMSILALRK
- a CDS encoding L-threonylcarbamoyladenylate synthase, which gives rise to METVCKIVDSNVNSQITYAQAVDILNAGEVVAFPTETVYGLGAVATNDDAVRKIFKAKGRPSDNPLIVHIGTKEEVNLYIEHISELAKKCMDAFWPGPLTLIMPVKPNVLAESVTAGLKTVGIRMPDHPVALALLQQIQKPLAAPSANRSGKPSPTEAIHVKDDLEGYIPYILDGGSTGIGFESTVLDVTHEPPVILRPGGITKEMLESVIGPVIQPTKMEQTMEETPKAPGMKYTHYAPNAPVYLIDCDEQKVQQAIQQLQAQHHKVALLAPESFKHINIDYYFSIGEAGSKEEMGAALYHALRACDKTEATVILVTTTSTEGVGAAIMNRLEKAAGGKWYSL
- a CDS encoding stage II sporulation protein R, which gives rise to MLNEYKIVRFPKLNIVLAFTRLVIMAIALQLCILYIPSLIGSAKEATNNEQENDFRIRVIANSNTTDDQLEKEQLVQDLKPYLIQVGSTTNVDNNNFVILKESIEAELKENYPQLRTQVLLGDNLFPPKRQDAMFYPQNMYHSIVVKIGDARGDNWWCSIFPSICEPEKEEEKAEEKEHVTFFIWEWIKGFFE
- the prmC gene encoding peptide chain release factor N(5)-glutamine methyltransferase; this translates as MTYKNVMEALDWASSFLVDNGREETAGRIVMQHILGTSYSGVMLHLQDSLTVEQSQQFIKLIEEHASGRPVQYCIGSEEFYGRTFIVDESVLIPRPETEELVLATSNRIKQLFNKKTIKLADIGTGSGAIAISMKLECPELTVVATDLSAAALSTAQKNAQLLEADIDFRLGDLTAPLVGETFDIVLSNPPYIAMEEAKDMSSIVLEHEPHSALFAEENGLILYRKLAQQLPALMNKPSLIGLEIGYTQGEQVAKFFKESFPQATVTVEKDINGKPRMVFCEIDV